A single genomic interval of Bradyrhizobium sp. sBnM-33 harbors:
- a CDS encoding ATP-binding cassette domain-containing protein codes for METAGVAGQPVLELTGIGKEFGAIRALHGVDMQVFPGEVVGLMGDNGAGKSTLVKIIAGNFRPTHGEIRFDGNAVHFYRPIDARAVGIEVVYQDLALADNLTAAANVFLGRELNRKFGPFAFLDHNAMAARALELFGELRSETRPHDLVKQMSGGQRQAVAIARTRLSKAKLVMMDEPTAAISVRQVEQVLGLIHRLKEQRVAVMLISHRMPDVFAVCDRVVVMRRGEKRADKSIRDTSPEEVTALITGAKEAA; via the coding sequence ATGGAAACCGCAGGTGTAGCCGGGCAACCGGTTCTGGAATTGACAGGAATCGGCAAAGAGTTCGGCGCGATCCGCGCGCTGCACGGCGTCGACATGCAGGTCTTCCCCGGCGAGGTGGTCGGCCTGATGGGCGATAACGGCGCGGGCAAGTCGACGCTCGTGAAGATCATCGCCGGCAATTTCCGTCCTACCCACGGCGAGATCCGCTTCGACGGCAACGCGGTCCATTTCTACCGTCCCATCGATGCTCGCGCGGTCGGGATCGAGGTGGTCTATCAGGACCTGGCGCTTGCCGACAATCTCACGGCGGCGGCCAACGTCTTTCTCGGCCGCGAGCTCAACCGCAAATTCGGCCCGTTCGCCTTTCTCGATCACAATGCGATGGCGGCGCGCGCGCTGGAACTGTTCGGCGAGCTGCGCTCCGAGACCAGACCGCATGATCTCGTCAAGCAGATGTCCGGCGGTCAGCGCCAGGCGGTTGCGATCGCACGCACCCGCCTGTCGAAGGCCAAGCTCGTGATGATGGACGAGCCGACCGCGGCGATCTCAGTCCGCCAGGTCGAGCAGGTCCTGGGCTTGATCCATCGGCTGAAAGAGCAGCGCGTGGCCGTCATGCTGATCTCCCACCGCATGCCCGACGTCTTCGCGGTCTGCGACCGCGTCGTCGTTATGCGCCGCGGGGAGAAGCGGGCGGATAAGTCGATCCGCGATACCAGTCCCGAGGAAGTCACTGCCCTGATCACCGGTGCGAAGGAGGCTGCGTGA
- a CDS encoding aldo/keto reductase: protein MKRARLAEGLDVTAIGLGTAPLGGLFSPVSDADAEATIERAWSLGIRFFDTAPLYGFGLAERRLGSFLRRQKRDSFAISTKVGRLLRPATAAPEDDHYKGTPAERPQFDFSYDGVMRSVEESLARLGLDRVDVLLVHDPDDHYEDAVAGAFRALRRLRDDGTVKAIGAGMNQSEMLARFAEAAPVDCFLLAGRYTLLDQGALTTLFPICRAKNIRILLGGIYNSGILADPRTGAKFNYEDADAALVARALELEALCHEHGTELKAAAVQFCRAHPAVTVAVQGARTAAEVAENIAMAETSVSPGFWQELRARKLVDARAPLPGGA, encoded by the coding sequence ATGAAACGTGCGCGGCTTGCGGAGGGGCTCGACGTCACGGCGATCGGCCTCGGAACGGCTCCGCTCGGCGGATTGTTCTCGCCGGTCAGCGATGCGGATGCGGAAGCGACAATCGAACGTGCATGGTCGCTCGGTATCCGCTTCTTCGACACCGCGCCGCTCTACGGTTTCGGATTGGCCGAGCGTCGACTGGGCAGTTTTCTGCGCCGGCAGAAGCGGGATTCATTCGCGATCTCGACCAAGGTCGGACGTCTGCTGCGCCCGGCCACTGCCGCTCCGGAAGACGATCACTACAAAGGGACACCTGCCGAGCGGCCGCAATTCGACTTCAGCTATGACGGCGTGATGCGATCGGTTGAGGAAAGCCTCGCCCGTCTCGGGCTCGACCGCGTCGATGTACTGCTCGTCCATGATCCGGACGACCACTATGAGGATGCAGTCGCCGGTGCCTTCCGCGCGCTGCGGCGCTTGCGCGATGATGGCACGGTCAAGGCGATCGGCGCCGGCATGAATCAATCCGAGATGCTCGCCCGCTTCGCCGAAGCCGCGCCGGTCGATTGCTTTCTGCTGGCGGGCCGCTACACGCTGCTCGACCAGGGCGCGCTGACGACGTTGTTTCCGATCTGCCGCGCAAAGAACATCCGGATCCTTCTCGGCGGCATCTACAACAGCGGCATCCTCGCCGACCCGCGCACTGGAGCGAAGTTCAACTATGAGGACGCCGATGCCGCGCTCGTCGCCCGCGCGCTGGAATTGGAGGCTCTGTGCCACGAGCACGGCACCGAGCTCAAGGCCGCCGCAGTCCAGTTCTGCAGGGCTCACCCAGCGGTGACGGTCGCGGTGCAGGGCGCGCGCACAGCCGCGGAAGTCGCCGAGAATATCGCCATGGCGGAGACATCGGTATCTCCGGGGTTTTGGCAAGAGCTGCGCGCGCGAAAGCTGGTCGATGCGCGGGCGCCGTTGCCTGGTGGAGCGTAA
- a CDS encoding amidohydrolase family protein: MVIDGHQHFWDPARADYPWMEAAELAPIRRAFGPSDLAPLLRANGIDASILVQCRSSTGETEEFLRVAAATPFIAGVVGWIDLTDGAVDETLDRLRDSPGGDKLVGIRHQVHDEFDPDWLLREDVQRGLAAVFERDLAYDLLVRTRELPAAIATAQAFPHARLVLDHVAKPPIADGFSREWADRLAALAECRNVWCKISGLATEAKWDDWDSARLFPLVEHAARCFGEDRLIFGSDWPVCLLAGSYGEIKSALDKCLMKLGPQVRDKAFRANAQRAYRLPAA, from the coding sequence ATGGTGATCGATGGCCATCAGCATTTCTGGGATCCGGCGCGGGCCGACTATCCCTGGATGGAGGCGGCCGAGCTCGCGCCGATCCGCCGCGCCTTCGGACCATCCGATCTCGCGCCATTGCTTCGCGCGAACGGGATCGATGCCAGTATTCTGGTGCAATGCCGCTCGTCGACCGGCGAGACTGAAGAGTTTCTGCGCGTCGCCGCGGCCACGCCCTTTATCGCTGGGGTGGTCGGTTGGATCGACCTCACAGACGGAGCGGTCGATGAGACGCTCGACCGGTTGCGTGATTCGCCAGGCGGCGACAAGCTGGTCGGGATTCGTCATCAGGTGCACGACGAGTTCGATCCCGATTGGTTGTTACGCGAGGACGTGCAGCGCGGCTTGGCCGCGGTGTTCGAGCGCGATCTCGCCTATGATCTCCTGGTGCGCACGCGGGAGTTGCCGGCCGCAATCGCGACGGCGCAAGCCTTTCCGCATGCGCGGCTTGTCCTCGACCACGTCGCCAAGCCGCCGATCGCCGACGGCTTCAGCCGTGAATGGGCCGATCGTCTCGCAGCGCTCGCCGAGTGCCGCAATGTATGGTGCAAGATTTCAGGTCTTGCTACCGAGGCGAAGTGGGACGATTGGGACTCGGCTCGTCTGTTCCCCTTGGTCGAGCATGCCGCCAGATGTTTTGGCGAAGATCGCCTGATCTTCGGCTCCGACTGGCCGGTGTGTCTGCTCGCCGGCAGCTATGGCGAGATCAAGAGCGCGCTTGATAAGTGCCTGATGAAGCTTGGCCCGCAGGTGCGCGACAAGGCGTTCAGGGCGAACGCCCAGCGCGCGTATCGATTGCCAGCCGCGTAA
- a CDS encoding NmrA/HSCARG family protein, with product MIQTDTSKPLITVVGASSKQGRSVAEALLDSGRYRVRALTRRRDSQPAQILAQKGAEVVVAPLEPGKQAELTAAMSGSAGAFLMTPPIVKVPPAELEFTLGKELADAAVAAGVEHVVFSGLENVEARTGGTKWAPHFTDKAKVADYIRSLPIRSSFVYLAFFYTNFLEYYVPQRGKDGITFAIYLPPHIPMPFCDPLTAAGPAVREIFDRPTQYAGQTLPVIGEFLSAQDMVDTFARVTGQRARYASAYSREDLLRHFPGFAADEHLVRELVGMVEYAVEYGYFAPERDLTWSRKIDPHALTWEQFLKRSHWQGDLLSYGAAPEPDHALLR from the coding sequence GTGATCCAGACCGATACCTCCAAACCTTTGATCACCGTAGTCGGTGCCTCAAGTAAGCAAGGTCGAAGCGTCGCCGAAGCCTTGCTCGACAGCGGGCGCTACCGGGTGCGTGCCCTGACTCGGCGCCGCGACAGCCAGCCCGCGCAAATCCTGGCGCAGAAGGGCGCCGAAGTCGTGGTCGCGCCGCTTGAGCCCGGCAAGCAGGCTGAGTTGACCGCGGCTATGAGCGGCTCGGCCGGGGCGTTCTTGATGACGCCGCCCATCGTCAAAGTGCCGCCCGCTGAACTTGAGTTTACCCTCGGCAAGGAATTGGCCGATGCGGCGGTGGCGGCCGGTGTCGAACATGTAGTTTTCAGCGGGCTCGAAAATGTCGAAGCGCGCACCGGCGGTACCAAGTGGGCGCCGCACTTCACCGATAAGGCGAAGGTGGCAGATTATATTCGCAGCCTGCCCATTCGCAGCTCGTTCGTGTACCTGGCGTTCTTCTACACCAACTTCCTCGAATATTATGTGCCGCAGCGCGGGAAGGACGGCATCACGTTTGCCATCTACTTACCGCCGCACATCCCCATGCCGTTCTGTGATCCGCTCACTGCGGCCGGGCCGGCGGTGCGCGAGATTTTCGATCGCCCGACGCAATACGCCGGCCAAACCCTGCCGGTTATCGGCGAGTTTCTCTCGGCGCAGGACATGGTGGACACGTTTGCGCGCGTCACCGGGCAGCGGGCGCGCTATGCCTCCGCTTACTCGCGCGAAGATCTGTTGCGCCACTTTCCGGGTTTTGCCGCCGACGAGCATCTTGTGCGCGAGTTGGTGGGCATGGTGGAATACGCAGTCGAATATGGTTACTTCGCCCCCGAGCGCGACCTGACGTGGAGCCGGAAAATCGATCCGCATGCGTTGACCTGGGAGCAATTCCTGAAACGCAGTCATTGGCAAGGCGACTTGCTGTCTTATGGCGCCGCTCCTGAGCCCGATCACGCCCTTCTTCGTTAG
- a CDS encoding ABC transporter permease, producing the protein MAMPLETPISFTNVGRIRWWQRGIFASQTGYVLLALLGLLIAMHFASPYFFTQGNMQNVAKNFSFIAIATLGITFVIITGGIDLSVGSMMCFSAMITSMVMSGLSTPGMPGASLFVHLAADGKTVVANVPGLILLVSIVAGLVTALIVGLVNGFCIAVLGLSPFVTTLGMLSIVRGLGYVVSNGRGSFPGGPDADYFYALTSGDLFGVPVPFIYLVVLAALMAIVLHHTSFGRHVFALGGNEKAAELTGISVVRVKIKVYVICALAAGLQGIIVSGWLGSAPANMATSYELNVIAAAVIGGANLAGGVGGPLGAIVGCVLLEVIRNGLVLAQVSSYWQQTLVGVIIILAVLVDRIRSRIT; encoded by the coding sequence ATGGCCATGCCCCTGGAAACCCCGATTTCCTTCACCAATGTCGGCCGCATCAGGTGGTGGCAGCGCGGCATCTTTGCATCCCAAACCGGCTACGTCTTGCTGGCGCTGCTGGGGCTATTGATCGCGATGCATTTTGCGAGCCCCTACTTCTTCACGCAGGGCAACATGCAGAACGTGGCGAAGAACTTTTCCTTCATCGCCATCGCCACCCTCGGCATCACGTTTGTGATCATCACCGGCGGCATCGATCTGTCGGTGGGATCGATGATGTGCTTCTCCGCCATGATCACATCCATGGTGATGTCGGGCCTGTCGACGCCGGGCATGCCCGGCGCGTCCCTGTTCGTGCATCTGGCCGCGGATGGCAAGACCGTGGTCGCCAATGTGCCGGGGCTGATCCTGCTGGTCTCGATCGTGGCGGGACTTGTCACCGCGCTAATCGTCGGCCTCGTCAACGGCTTCTGCATCGCCGTGCTCGGACTGTCGCCCTTCGTCACCACGCTCGGCATGCTCTCGATCGTCCGCGGTCTCGGCTATGTCGTCTCCAACGGCCGCGGCAGCTTTCCGGGCGGGCCAGACGCCGACTATTTCTACGCGCTGACCTCGGGCGATCTGTTCGGCGTACCGGTGCCGTTCATCTATCTCGTGGTCCTCGCGGCGCTAATGGCGATCGTGCTGCACCACACGAGTTTCGGCCGTCACGTCTTCGCGCTCGGCGGCAACGAGAAGGCGGCGGAATTGACCGGCATCTCGGTCGTACGGGTCAAGATCAAGGTCTACGTGATCTGCGCGCTCGCTGCAGGGCTGCAGGGCATCATCGTCTCGGGCTGGCTGGGGTCTGCGCCCGCGAACATGGCAACATCCTACGAGCTCAACGTAATCGCGGCGGCGGTGATCGGCGGCGCCAATCTCGCGGGTGGCGTCGGCGGTCCGCTTGGGGCGATCGTCGGCTGCGTGCTGCTTGAGGTGATCCGCAACGGCCTTGTGCTCGCGCAGGTCAGCTCCTACTGGCAACAGACGCTCGTGGGCGTAATCATCATCCTGGCCGTACTGGTCGACCGCATCCGCTCACGTATCACCTGA
- a CDS encoding LysR substrate-binding domain-containing protein: MRQALDQVRATVARHRNFDPAKAKLTVAIACTDYLQAAVIKPLVVELRTRAPGVRVALRNLDLPQLEAQMARGEVDLVLMTPQDAPPSLRTRHLFDERYVLIGRRKHPRLRKGITVEEFARLEHVVVSLGGGGFVTPVDSALAALGYKRNAVLSAASFLFVPEIVSDSDFVALVPERLVRDRSDTLKVMDCPFPVEGFAVGMVWHERSHGHSGQRWIREAIVSLINA; the protein is encoded by the coding sequence TTGCGCCAAGCGCTCGACCAGGTTCGCGCCACCGTCGCCAGGCACAGGAACTTCGATCCTGCCAAGGCCAAGCTAACCGTCGCCATCGCCTGCACAGACTATTTGCAGGCAGCAGTGATCAAGCCGCTCGTCGTGGAACTCAGAACGCGGGCACCCGGGGTGCGTGTGGCCCTGCGCAATCTGGACCTGCCGCAGTTGGAGGCGCAGATGGCGCGCGGTGAAGTCGACCTGGTGCTGATGACACCACAGGATGCGCCGCCCAGTCTTCGTACCAGGCATCTGTTCGACGAGCGCTATGTGCTTATCGGCCGCCGCAAGCATCCGCGACTACGGAAAGGGATCACGGTCGAAGAATTTGCCAGGCTGGAGCACGTAGTCGTGTCCCTTGGTGGCGGCGGCTTTGTGACACCGGTGGATAGCGCTTTGGCTGCTCTCGGATACAAGCGCAATGCGGTGTTATCCGCCGCTTCATTTTTGTTCGTTCCCGAGATCGTGTCTGACTCGGACTTCGTGGCTCTGGTGCCGGAAAGGCTGGTGCGCGACCGTTCCGACACGCTCAAGGTGATGGACTGTCCGTTCCCCGTGGAAGGCTTCGCCGTCGGGATGGTGTGGCACGAGCGCAGTCACGGACACAGCGGACAACGCTGGATCCGAGAGGCGATCGTGTCACTGATCAATGCTTAA
- a CDS encoding sugar-binding protein, with translation MRKILLAGMAVAMMATPAFAQNYKFVIVPKAMNNPFFDVARDGCLKRAKELGNVECIYKGPVEHEPATQAQIIQDFITQKVDGLAISVGDVAAMTKSIEAATAAGIPVITFDADAPGSKRIAYIGTNNKDFGLALGKQLLQLKPEGGKYAVVSGGPGAKNLAERVDGVREALKGSKWVEVAGSPTFCNDDPALAVQQMADLRTATPDLGAIVPVGGWPMFAPEGYKAFVNKNKKDIDAGKLTLVVADTLKMQLELLRDGYSNALTGQRPYEMGEKAMDALLAIKKGEKVPEVIYTGLDLVTKDNVAQLLK, from the coding sequence ATGAGGAAGATACTTCTCGCCGGCATGGCTGTCGCGATGATGGCGACTCCGGCCTTCGCGCAGAACTATAAGTTCGTGATCGTGCCCAAGGCGATGAACAATCCATTCTTCGACGTCGCGCGGGACGGTTGCCTGAAGCGCGCCAAGGAGCTCGGCAACGTCGAATGCATCTACAAGGGGCCCGTCGAGCATGAGCCGGCGACGCAGGCGCAGATCATCCAGGATTTCATCACGCAAAAGGTGGACGGCCTTGCGATCTCGGTCGGGGACGTCGCGGCGATGACGAAATCGATCGAGGCAGCGACCGCGGCCGGCATCCCCGTCATCACCTTCGACGCGGATGCGCCCGGCTCCAAACGCATTGCCTATATTGGCACCAACAACAAGGACTTCGGCCTCGCGCTCGGCAAGCAATTGCTCCAGCTCAAGCCCGAGGGCGGCAAGTATGCCGTCGTCTCCGGCGGTCCCGGCGCCAAGAACCTCGCCGAGCGCGTCGACGGCGTGCGCGAGGCGTTGAAGGGCTCGAAATGGGTCGAGGTTGCTGGCTCGCCGACCTTCTGCAATGACGATCCTGCGCTCGCGGTCCAGCAGATGGCGGACCTCCGCACCGCGACGCCGGACCTGGGGGCGATCGTGCCGGTTGGCGGCTGGCCGATGTTCGCACCCGAAGGCTACAAGGCCTTCGTCAACAAGAACAAGAAGGACATCGACGCCGGCAAGCTGACGCTCGTCGTCGCCGATACGCTGAAGATGCAGCTCGAACTGCTGCGCGACGGCTACTCCAACGCGCTGACGGGACAGCGCCCGTACGAAATGGGCGAGAAGGCGATGGACGCTCTGCTGGCCATCAAGAAGGGCGAGAAGGTTCCCGAGGTCATTTATACCGGCCTCGACCTCGTGACCAAGGACAACGTCGCTCAACTGTTGAAGTAG
- the xylA gene encoding xylose isomerase: MNASPKFFGTSAPVVYGGKDAENPLAFRWYDKNRIVHGRRLEDHLRFAVCYWHSFCWPGGDPFGGETFLRPWHHGTDTMALARAKADIAFELFRLLDVPFFTFHDVDAAPEGASLAESVANLNAIADLFEQKMASSKVRLLWGTANLFTHRRYMAGAATNPDPDIFTYAAGQVRAALEVTHRLGGQNYVLWGGREGYETLLNTDIKRELDQLGRFVSLVVEHKHKIGFKGPLLIEPKPKEPTKHQYDFDVATCYGFLQRYDLLKDVKLNIEQNHAILAGHSFQHEIALAQALGVFGSLDINRGDDLLGWDTDQFAMNVPELALAFHDILKAGGFTTGGLNFDAKIRRQSIDPDDLIHAHVGSMDACARAFLAAADMLDAEALTMPVTERYAGWADAEGRAILAGQRSLADLADRALAPGFDPQPRSGRQEYLESVVNRYV; encoded by the coding sequence GTGAACGCGTCACCCAAATTCTTCGGGACGAGTGCGCCGGTCGTCTATGGCGGCAAGGACGCCGAGAACCCCCTCGCCTTCCGCTGGTACGACAAGAATCGCATTGTTCATGGACGGCGGCTCGAGGACCACCTGCGTTTCGCGGTCTGCTACTGGCATTCGTTCTGCTGGCCCGGCGGCGACCCCTTCGGCGGCGAGACATTCCTGCGGCCCTGGCATCATGGCACGGATACAATGGCGCTGGCGCGCGCCAAGGCCGATATCGCTTTCGAGCTGTTCCGCCTGCTCGATGTGCCGTTCTTCACCTTTCATGATGTCGATGCCGCACCGGAAGGCGCCTCGCTCGCCGAATCCGTCGCCAACCTCAACGCCATTGCCGATCTCTTCGAACAGAAGATGGCGTCCTCCAAGGTGCGTCTCCTATGGGGAACGGCCAATCTGTTCACGCATCGCCGCTACATGGCCGGCGCCGCGACCAATCCGGATCCTGACATTTTCACCTATGCCGCCGGCCAGGTACGGGCCGCGCTCGAGGTGACTCACCGTTTGGGCGGGCAGAACTATGTGCTCTGGGGTGGACGCGAAGGCTATGAGACGCTGCTCAACACCGACATCAAGCGCGAGCTCGACCAGCTCGGCCGCTTCGTCTCGCTGGTCGTCGAGCACAAGCACAAGATCGGTTTCAAGGGACCGCTCCTGATCGAACCGAAGCCGAAGGAACCGACCAAGCATCAATATGATTTCGACGTTGCGACGTGCTACGGGTTCCTCCAGCGCTATGACCTTCTGAAAGACGTCAAGCTCAACATCGAGCAGAACCACGCCATCCTTGCCGGCCACTCGTTCCAGCACGAGATCGCGCTGGCCCAGGCGCTCGGCGTGTTCGGCTCGCTCGACATCAACCGCGGTGACGATCTGCTCGGCTGGGATACCGACCAGTTCGCGATGAACGTACCGGAGCTGGCGCTGGCGTTCCACGACATTCTGAAGGCAGGTGGCTTCACGACGGGCGGTCTCAATTTCGACGCCAAGATCAGGCGGCAATCGATCGATCCGGACGATCTGATCCATGCTCATGTCGGCTCGATGGACGCCTGCGCGCGGGCGTTCCTCGCCGCCGCCGACATGCTCGATGCCGAGGCGCTCACGATGCCGGTTACGGAACGTTATGCCGGATGGGCTGATGCCGAGGGACGCGCCATCCTCGCTGGCCAGCGTTCGCTTGCCGATCTCGCTGATCGCGCGCTGGCACCCGGTTTCGATCCACAGCCGCGCTCGGGTCGTCAGGAATATCTGGAATCAGTGGTCAACCGGTACGTCTGA
- the xylB gene encoding xylulokinase, with translation MYLGMDIGTSGVKAVLVNEAGAIVATAARELAMSHPAPLWSEQDPDAWVGAAIGAVDDLASAHPREVAQVRGIGLSGQMHGATLLGDDGRPLRPAILWNDGRSHAECERLERHCPSLHAIAGNLAMPGFTAPKLLWVARHESEIFERVAKVLLPKAYVRYRLTGEMVEDMSDAAGTLWLDVGGRCWSALLLNATGLGLHHMPRLVEGSEISAALAPEFSKRWGMAKDIVVAGGAGDCAASAIGLGAITPGDAFLSLGTSGVVFRVTDSFAPAPASAVHAFCHALPGLWHQMGVMLAAAASLAWISGVMAMPAAALLAPLGETVRGPSPVKFLPYLDGERTPHNDATASGAFVGLRGAMGRDQIVQAVLEGVAFAARDNLAALGGASSAITEVDLVGGGSRSALWAQICADVLGIAVHRVEEGEVGAALGAARLGRLAATNENPAEVCTRPRRLASFMPRASAKAAYDEAYHQWRKLYPALKEISL, from the coding sequence TTGTATCTCGGAATGGACATCGGCACGTCCGGTGTGAAGGCGGTGCTGGTGAACGAGGCCGGCGCAATCGTCGCGACGGCCGCGCGCGAGCTTGCGATGTCACATCCCGCGCCGCTTTGGTCCGAGCAGGATCCGGACGCCTGGGTCGGCGCTGCGATCGGCGCCGTCGACGATCTTGCATCCGCGCATCCGCGCGAGGTTGCGCAGGTGCGTGGTATTGGTCTTTCAGGCCAGATGCACGGCGCCACGTTGCTCGGTGATGACGGCCGTCCGCTGAGGCCGGCGATCCTCTGGAATGATGGCCGCTCGCATGCCGAATGCGAGCGGCTCGAGCGGCACTGCCCCTCGTTGCACGCGATCGCTGGCAATTTGGCGATGCCGGGCTTCACGGCGCCAAAGCTGCTTTGGGTGGCGCGTCACGAGTCCGAGATTTTCGAGCGAGTGGCAAAAGTGCTGCTGCCAAAGGCCTACGTGCGCTACCGCCTGACCGGCGAGATGGTCGAGGATATGTCGGACGCCGCCGGCACGCTCTGGCTCGACGTTGGTGGGCGCTGCTGGTCTGCGTTGCTGCTAAATGCCACGGGGCTCGGTCTTCACCACATGCCGCGCCTGGTCGAAGGCAGCGAGATCAGCGCGGCGCTCGCTCCCGAATTTTCGAAGCGCTGGGGCATGGCGAAAGATATCGTGGTTGCCGGCGGTGCCGGAGACTGTGCCGCCAGCGCGATCGGGCTTGGCGCCATCACGCCGGGCGATGCGTTCCTGTCGCTCGGGACCTCAGGCGTCGTGTTTCGTGTCACCGACAGCTTTGCGCCGGCGCCTGCGTCGGCTGTGCACGCCTTCTGTCATGCGCTTCCGGGTCTCTGGCACCAGATGGGGGTGATGCTGGCGGCGGCCGCCTCGCTCGCCTGGATTTCAGGGGTCATGGCAATGCCTGCCGCCGCGCTGCTGGCGCCGCTCGGCGAGACCGTCCGCGGACCGAGCCCGGTCAAGTTCCTTCCCTATCTCGATGGCGAGCGCACGCCACACAACGACGCCACCGCCAGCGGCGCGTTCGTGGGTCTTCGCGGTGCGATGGGCCGCGATCAGATCGTCCAGGCCGTGCTCGAAGGCGTGGCCTTTGCTGCGCGCGACAATCTTGCAGCGCTCGGCGGCGCCAGTTCGGCGATCACCGAAGTCGACCTCGTCGGCGGCGGATCGCGCTCGGCGCTGTGGGCACAGATTTGCGCCGACGTGCTCGGTATTGCCGTGCACCGCGTCGAGGAGGGCGAGGTTGGTGCGGCGCTTGGCGCGGCACGGCTCGGCCGGCTTGCCGCAACCAACGAAAACCCCGCAGAGGTCTGCACGCGTCCGCGGCGGCTTGCGAGCTTCATGCCGCGTGCGTCTGCCAAGGCCGCCTATGATGAAGCCTATCACCAGTGGCGAAAACTATATCCCGCGCTGAAGGAGATCTCGCTGTGA
- a CDS encoding LacI family DNA-binding transcriptional regulator, which produces MKDADANSPLTLRDIARQAGVSLATVDRVLHNRPGVRPDTVRRVKEAIARNSFQPHVAAAELARGRARRFAFVMPSGPNLFMQQIHSYLGEMSGWLSARRLAVEMVATDVFDPSVLAASLETLAGGDYDGVAVVALDHPSVRAAINDLVDAGAKVVTLVSDVPSSRRHHYVGIDNIAAGRTAGALVGRLVGPRSGKVAIVAGSQGLRDHAERIFGFNQVMASEFSGLDVLPVLEGRDEDERSEQLLSRLLGKHPDIVGFYNVGAGTQGVAKALIDSGREKQVVFVGHDVTVLTRKLLLQGVMDAAISQNPGHEARAAVRVLLALARGEPILIEQEKIRIDIVMRDNLP; this is translated from the coding sequence ATGAAGGATGCTGACGCCAACAGCCCTCTGACGCTCAGGGACATCGCTCGCCAGGCTGGCGTCAGCCTCGCGACGGTCGATCGTGTGTTGCACAACCGCCCCGGCGTGCGGCCGGACACGGTTCGCCGCGTCAAGGAGGCGATCGCGCGAAATTCCTTCCAGCCACATGTGGCCGCGGCCGAGCTCGCCCGTGGCCGGGCACGGCGCTTCGCCTTCGTGATGCCGTCCGGGCCGAACCTGTTCATGCAGCAGATCCACTCCTATCTCGGCGAGATGTCGGGCTGGCTGTCGGCGCGTCGGCTTGCGGTCGAGATGGTCGCGACTGACGTTTTCGACCCCTCCGTCCTCGCGGCTTCGCTGGAGACGCTTGCCGGCGGCGACTATGATGGCGTTGCGGTGGTGGCGCTCGATCATCCTAGCGTCCGCGCCGCCATCAACGATCTCGTCGATGCCGGCGCCAAGGTCGTGACGCTGGTCTCGGATGTGCCGTCGTCGCGGCGTCATCACTATGTCGGCATCGACAACATCGCCGCCGGGCGCACCGCCGGCGCGCTGGTCGGCCGGCTCGTCGGTCCGCGATCGGGCAAGGTCGCGATCGTCGCGGGCTCGCAGGGCCTACGCGACCACGCCGAGCGCATCTTCGGCTTCAACCAGGTGATGGCGTCGGAGTTTTCAGGGCTCGACGTGCTGCCCGTGCTCGAAGGTCGCGACGAGGACGAGCGCTCGGAACAACTCCTGTCGCGGCTGCTCGGCAAACATCCCGACATCGTCGGTTTCTACAATGTCGGCGCGGGCACGCAAGGCGTTGCCAAGGCCCTGATCGATTCCGGTCGCGAGAAGCAGGTCGTGTTTGTCGGCCACGACGTCACGGTCTTGACGCGCAAGCTCTTGTTGCAGGGCGTGATGGACGCGGCGATCTCACAAAACCCGGGACATGAGGCGCGGGCCGCCGTGCGCGTGCTGCTCGCGCTTGCCCGCGGCGAGCCGATCTTGATTGAGCAGGAGAAGATCCGGATCGACATCGTGATGCGGGACAATCTGCCCTAG